One Deltaproteobacteria bacterium DNA segment encodes these proteins:
- a CDS encoding redoxin domain-containing protein — protein sequence MKPLAEDEKTANIGGRYWKRTKAAKAATSPIPFPIGWEQNIEKNFGQKIPFPVIADRNMAVAALFGLIHPGASDTATIRAVFLIDPNGKVRFLIYYPLSMGR from the coding sequence ATAAAGCCGCTCGCCGAGGACGAGAAGACGGCCAATATTGGTGGCAGGTATTGGAAACGTACAAAAGCCGCTAAAGCCGCAACGTCCCCAATTCCCTTCCCTATTGGTTGGGAGCAGAATATTGAAAAGAACTTTGGCCAGAAAATTCCTTTTCCCGTGATTGCGGATCGGAACATGGCGGTTGCGGCGCTGTTTGGTTTGATCCATCCAGGGGCAAGCGATACCGCAACCATTCGTGCGGTCTTTTTGATTGATCCGAATGGGAAAGTGCGATTCCTGATTTACTATCCGCTGAGCATGGGCCG